A portion of the Pedobacter cryoconitis genome contains these proteins:
- a CDS encoding phosphatidylglycerol lysyltransferase domain-containing protein, producing MKLPAQYNPVPFIKDNYKIIASYIFTLFFIGLGIWFIQHEKAELQQVKHLVLTSKWDWITLGIVLSVVYIFVHGLMYKHSFKAVGSEVSLPDSTMLYLKRNFVSVFLPAGGVSSLAFFSGDIEKKGVSKSQINFASSIYGFVGILSVVVIAIPVFIYAIFKGSIGAGEWIGLISIFVLIGGIYLIYRSISNGGKIYQLLVKYIPSVEIFLSEFKSNKIERNGFIWTFIYSMLIEIIGVVHIYIAMVALNIEPSIIVATISYVVGVVFLIISPFLRGLGAVEASMTFMLIRLGYSEAAAVSVTFLYRFMEFWIPMLLGALSFLVKINKLLMRIVPALMILALGIVNIVSVLTPAIHERLVFLKNFLPISAIAASNYFVLVVGLFLLVTAAFMLRGLKMAWYFALSLCVFSLFGNLTKAFDYEEALYSVIVIIGLIASRKEYYVKHNSRLRFIGIQTTLLSVAAVVLYGTIGFYFLDAKHFNVDFGILQSIKYTLENFVLIDSTDLVPQDAFARGFLYSINISGFLSVAFLVYTLIRPYIIKDTTDAEEFDWARTQLDQYGNSAMDYFKTYPDKLIYRSPDLEGFISYRIAGNFAVVLESPVTAPENLKAFIKSFDKYCFESGMKSFYYRVAEENLEAFTQSGKKRLFLGQEGVVNLTTFTLDGGNRKSIRNALKKVGEKGYHSKIYEAPVKDGLLQKIKSVSDEWLAETEREEIVFSQGMFDWEELKNQTIITVENSEEKIVAFLNIIPDYAKGEGTYDLIRKTADAPNGVIDFILVELFKYLKEKGYTSVNIGFAPLSGLNDPKNLPERSLKFAYEKIKSFSHYKGLRDAKDKFSPVWHNKYLIYAQDYDLIQIPAVLSKVIKP from the coding sequence ATGAAATTACCTGCACAATATAACCCGGTTCCTTTTATAAAGGATAATTACAAAATCATCGCGAGTTATATTTTCACGCTGTTTTTTATTGGTTTGGGCATCTGGTTTATTCAACACGAAAAAGCAGAACTCCAACAAGTAAAACACCTTGTCCTGACTTCTAAGTGGGATTGGATCACATTGGGTATTGTACTCAGTGTTGTTTATATTTTTGTACATGGTTTAATGTATAAGCACTCCTTTAAAGCAGTAGGAAGTGAAGTTAGCCTGCCTGACTCCACGATGTTATATTTAAAAAGGAATTTTGTCAGTGTATTTCTGCCAGCAGGTGGCGTTTCTTCTCTTGCTTTCTTTAGCGGAGATATTGAGAAAAAAGGAGTGAGTAAATCACAAATTAATTTTGCTTCCTCAATCTACGGCTTCGTAGGCATTCTTTCGGTAGTCGTTATTGCTATCCCGGTATTTATTTATGCGATCTTTAAAGGAAGTATAGGTGCAGGAGAGTGGATCGGTTTAATTTCTATATTTGTTTTAATAGGAGGTATCTATTTGATTTACAGATCTATTTCTAATGGTGGTAAAATCTATCAGCTCCTTGTGAAATACATCCCTTCTGTAGAAATCTTCCTGTCAGAATTCAAGAGTAATAAAATTGAGCGCAACGGGTTTATCTGGACTTTCATTTACAGCATGCTGATTGAAATCATCGGGGTAGTACATATTTATATTGCGATGGTAGCCCTGAATATTGAACCTTCTATCATTGTCGCCACGATTAGTTATGTAGTTGGCGTGGTCTTCCTGATTATCTCTCCATTTTTAAGAGGTTTAGGAGCGGTAGAGGCCTCAATGACCTTTATGCTTATCCGTTTAGGCTATTCAGAAGCAGCAGCTGTATCGGTTACTTTCCTGTACCGTTTCATGGAATTCTGGATTCCAATGTTATTAGGCGCCCTGAGTTTCCTGGTGAAAATCAACAAACTGCTGATGCGTATCGTACCCGCATTGATGATCCTTGCTTTGGGGATTGTAAATATAGTTTCTGTACTCACACCAGCAATTCACGAAAGACTGGTCTTCTTAAAGAACTTTCTGCCTATTTCAGCAATTGCAGCATCGAACTACTTTGTGCTGGTTGTAGGCTTGTTTTTACTCGTTACTGCAGCATTTATGCTCAGAGGACTAAAAATGGCCTGGTATTTTGCTTTGAGTTTATGTGTATTCTCTCTTTTTGGAAACCTGACCAAGGCTTTCGATTATGAAGAAGCTCTTTACTCAGTGATCGTTATTATCGGCCTGATTGCTTCCAGAAAAGAATATTACGTTAAACATAACTCCAGACTGCGCTTTATAGGTATTCAAACCACCTTGCTTAGTGTGGCTGCGGTAGTTTTATACGGAACAATTGGTTTCTATTTCCTGGATGCCAAACACTTTAACGTTGATTTTGGTATCCTTCAATCTATAAAATACACTTTAGAGAATTTTGTACTGATTGACAGTACTGATCTTGTTCCACAAGACGCTTTTGCAAGAGGATTCCTTTATTCTATCAATATCAGTGGATTCTTATCCGTAGCGTTCCTGGTTTATACTTTGATTCGTCCTTATATTATCAAAGATACGACCGATGCAGAAGAGTTTGACTGGGCAAGGACTCAACTGGACCAGTATGGGAATTCTGCAATGGACTATTTCAAAACCTATCCTGATAAGCTGATTTACCGCTCACCTGATCTGGAAGGCTTTATTTCTTACCGGATCGCCGGAAACTTTGCCGTTGTACTTGAATCACCAGTGACCGCCCCTGAAAACTTAAAAGCATTTATCAAATCATTTGATAAGTATTGCTTTGAAAGCGGGATGAAAAGTTTTTATTACCGCGTAGCTGAAGAAAACCTGGAAGCCTTTACCCAAAGTGGTAAAAAGCGTTTATTCTTAGGACAAGAAGGCGTGGTTAACCTGACTACATTTACTCTGGACGGGGGAAATAGGAAGTCAATCCGTAACGCCCTGAAAAAAGTTGGTGAAAAAGGATACCACAGTAAGATCTATGAAGCACCGGTTAAAGACGGTTTATTGCAAAAAATAAAATCAGTTTCAGATGAATGGCTGGCAGAAACAGAACGGGAAGAAATTGTTTTCTCTCAGGGGATGTTTGACTGGGAAGAACTGAAAAATCAAACGATCATCACCGTAGAGAATTCGGAAGAAAAGATTGTTGCCTTTTTGAATATCATTCCTGACTATGCCAAAGGGGAAGGTACTTATGACCTGATCCGGAAAACGGCCGATGCACCAAATGGTGTGATTGACTTTATTCTTGTCGAGTTATTTAAATACCTGAAAGAAAAAGGATATACTTCAGTCAATATTGGTTTTGCACCTTTATCAGGTCTGAATGATCCAAAAAACCTTCCTGAACGCTCGTTGAAATTTGCTTATGAGAAAATCAAATCCTTCTCCCATTACAAAGGACTAAGAGATGCAAAGGATAAATTTTCGCCAGTATGGCATAACAAATACCTCATTTACGCGCAGGATTATGACCTTATCCAGATTCCGGCAGTATTATCCAAAGTCATTAAACCTTAA
- a CDS encoding AcvB/VirJ family lysyl-phosphatidylglycerol hydrolase has translation MKRWILVIAMLFCFGKPSFAIKGEESLRYGAFGKITIYQPVQKPTSVVLFVSGDGGWKDGVIDMSKKLTEQGALVLGIDARNYQKALAKRKTDCYYPAADFEQLSLMIQKKYKFSTYTKPVLVGYSYGATLIYGILAQAPANTFKGAIALGFCPDIVAKKPFCKGSGLTQHVLKPGVSFWLERNEKLTAPFIVLNGFKDEACPYAATASFLKDMPMAELINLPKVGHGFAVTGEWEPQFKAAFQKIINAPSFAERKQGENKELKTQAIKLYGEDLPLTIIPAAKKDKLPLVLMISGDGGWTSFDQSLAEALAERGLSVVGLDAQKYFWDARTPEKTTSDLSKAILHYTAQFNKDKFVLAGYSFGASVVPFVANRLEPALKSRLSAVLSLSPDVTADFEIHVLDMLSFGNTTETYNVQSEMKKIKNVPVISFFGKEEGGDIASKFIKAGLKTEIVPGDHHFGDNFQGLSLDLLKSIPQ, from the coding sequence ATGAAAAGATGGATTCTCGTGATCGCAATGTTATTTTGTTTCGGCAAACCATCGTTTGCGATAAAAGGAGAAGAATCTCTTCGGTATGGCGCTTTTGGTAAAATCACGATTTATCAGCCTGTTCAAAAACCAACTTCAGTTGTCCTGTTTGTTTCTGGTGACGGCGGGTGGAAAGATGGCGTGATTGATATGTCCAAAAAGCTGACTGAACAAGGCGCCCTGGTTCTGGGTATTGATGCACGGAACTACCAGAAAGCCTTAGCTAAACGTAAAACTGACTGTTATTATCCCGCTGCAGACTTTGAGCAGCTGAGTTTAATGATCCAGAAAAAATACAAATTCAGTACTTATACCAAACCCGTACTGGTGGGCTATTCCTACGGAGCAACCTTAATTTACGGGATTTTAGCACAAGCACCCGCCAATACCTTTAAAGGAGCTATCGCCTTAGGATTTTGTCCAGATATTGTCGCAAAGAAACCTTTTTGTAAAGGGAGTGGATTAACGCAACACGTACTTAAGCCAGGCGTTTCTTTCTGGCTGGAAAGAAATGAAAAGCTGACAGCACCGTTTATTGTGCTGAATGGATTCAAAGATGAAGCCTGCCCTTACGCAGCTACTGCCTCTTTTCTAAAAGATATGCCTATGGCAGAACTGATTAATCTGCCAAAAGTAGGACACGGTTTCGCGGTGACGGGTGAATGGGAGCCGCAATTCAAAGCTGCTTTTCAAAAAATAATAAACGCACCGTCCTTCGCTGAGCGCAAACAAGGAGAAAATAAAGAATTAAAAACACAAGCGATCAAGCTCTACGGAGAAGATCTGCCTTTAACTATTATTCCTGCCGCTAAAAAGGATAAGCTTCCTTTGGTGCTGATGATTTCAGGAGATGGCGGATGGACAAGTTTTGATCAGTCGCTTGCTGAAGCTCTTGCAGAAAGAGGACTTTCTGTAGTTGGTCTGGATGCACAAAAATATTTCTGGGATGCCCGCACACCTGAAAAGACTACTTCAGACCTGAGCAAAGCCATCTTGCATTATACTGCTCAGTTTAACAAAGATAAATTTGTATTAGCGGGTTATTCTTTTGGCGCATCTGTTGTCCCTTTTGTTGCTAACCGGTTGGAACCTGCCTTGAAATCACGTCTCTCAGCGGTACTTTCACTATCTCCGGATGTGACTGCCGATTTCGAAATACATGTTTTGGATATGCTTAGTTTTGGCAATACCACAGAAACTTATAATGTGCAAAGCGAGATGAAAAAGATCAAAAATGTACCTGTAATCAGTTTTTTTGGAAAAGAAGAAGGTGGTGATATCGCTTCCAAATTTATCAAAGCAGGTTTAAAAACAGAAATCGTTCCGGGTGACCACCATTTTGGTGATAATTTCCAGGGACTATCTCTTGATCTTTTAAAAAGTATCCCTCAGTAA
- a CDS encoding anhydro-N-acetylmuramic acid kinase, with the protein MNVHIADLARIAAAPSRIIAGLMSGTSLDGLDIALCEFTGSGLQTEVKVLHFITMPYSQEFKEELKAISFKTEVELQKVTLLNAVIGSYSAKLILDALKEWGYPSVAVDLVASHGQTIFHAPISLHHMESFPNATLQIGDGDHIAVHTGIITLSDFRQKHVAAGGEGAPLAVYGDYLLLSSPVENRILLNIGGISNFTYLPGGRNPALVFSTDVGPGNTLMDQFVQLNYPGKYYDQDAAIAKSGTPNTELVEALLAHPFFDRPFPRTTGPELFNLNYLQNAKEAIGQLSISKEDTLASLCEFTAISIVTAIKQAIGEQPFKVYLSGGGMHNPLLVQKISEGLGFALNDTADLGIDPDAKEAVLFALLANECVAGGQTDFGHRRGIPSVTMGKISLPA; encoded by the coding sequence ATGAATGTTCACATCGCCGATTTAGCCAGAATAGCTGCCGCCCCGTCCAGAATCATTGCTGGATTAATGTCCGGAACCTCTTTAGACGGTTTAGATATTGCCTTATGTGAATTCACGGGATCGGGTTTACAAACTGAAGTGAAAGTGCTGCATTTCATCACGATGCCTTACAGCCAGGAATTCAAAGAAGAATTAAAAGCAATCTCTTTCAAAACAGAGGTTGAACTGCAGAAAGTTACTTTGTTAAATGCAGTGATCGGGAGTTATTCTGCGAAGCTGATCCTGGATGCCTTAAAGGAGTGGGGATATCCTTCCGTTGCTGTTGATCTGGTTGCCAGTCACGGACAAACGATTTTTCATGCGCCAATTTCCCTGCACCACATGGAATCTTTTCCAAATGCGACGTTGCAAATAGGAGATGGCGATCATATTGCTGTACATACTGGAATAATTACCCTCAGTGACTTTAGACAGAAACATGTTGCTGCTGGTGGAGAAGGAGCACCATTAGCCGTATATGGAGATTATTTGTTATTATCCAGTCCGGTTGAAAACCGGATATTATTGAATATTGGCGGGATATCAAATTTCACTTACCTACCCGGAGGTAGAAATCCAGCTCTTGTATTTTCGACAGATGTTGGTCCGGGTAATACCTTAATGGATCAATTTGTTCAACTCAATTACCCGGGTAAATATTATGACCAGGATGCAGCAATCGCGAAAAGCGGAACTCCGAATACTGAACTTGTTGAAGCGCTGCTGGCTCATCCATTTTTTGACAGGCCGTTTCCGCGCACTACCGGGCCAGAATTATTTAATCTGAATTATCTTCAAAATGCAAAGGAAGCAATCGGACAGCTTTCTATTTCTAAAGAAGATACCTTAGCCTCATTATGCGAGTTTACAGCGATCAGTATTGTCACTGCAATTAAACAAGCTATTGGCGAACAGCCATTTAAAGTTTATTTAAGCGGGGGTGGAATGCATAATCCTCTTTTGGTTCAAAAAATTAGTGAAGGGTTAGGCTTTGCACTGAATGATACTGCTGATTTAGGAATAGATCCGGACGCTAAAGAAGCAGTACTATTTGCCTTACTGGCCAATGAATGCGTAGCCGGTGGACAGACTGATTTTGGTCATCGCCGTGGGATACCAAGCGTGACCATGGGTAAAATCAGTCTGCCAGCTTAA
- a CDS encoding NAD(P)/FAD-dependent oxidoreductase — protein MQKRIVIIGGGFAGINLALELGKKKHYQVTLVDKNNYNFFPPLIYQVATAFLEPSSISYPIRKLFRNKSNLHFRLGELLKVIPESRQLVLSNGTIEYDELVFATGAETNYFGMENVKKNAIPMKTLSDAIQMRNKLLTHFEEATITKDRAEIAKNLTIVIAGGGPTGVEISGMFAEMRQNIMHKDYPELKNTGAQIYLVDGGAALLKPMSTKSQVNTYESLTKLGVKILLNSHVNDFIDDKVILSDGTEIVTKNLIWAAGVSAISFDGIPATSYGRGKRLIADGFHKVQGLENIYAIGDTVSQSGDPGYPEGHPQVAQVAIQQGRNLAANFTRIAEQKVPHSFIYKDRGSMAIIGSNKAVVDLPKPRIHLNGFIAWLAWLFIHLMSLISYRNRFRTFYNWTVAYFSKDQSLRMIIRPVDTHDEPAP, from the coding sequence ATGCAGAAACGAATAGTTATCATAGGCGGAGGGTTTGCAGGCATTAACTTAGCCCTGGAACTCGGAAAAAAGAAACACTATCAAGTTACATTGGTAGATAAAAATAATTATAATTTCTTTCCGCCGCTGATTTACCAGGTGGCTACCGCATTCCTGGAACCATCCAGTATCAGTTATCCAATCCGTAAACTATTCAGAAATAAAAGCAACCTGCATTTCAGATTAGGTGAACTGCTTAAAGTTATTCCTGAATCCCGGCAGCTCGTTTTAAGTAATGGGACTATTGAGTACGATGAACTCGTATTTGCAACCGGTGCAGAGACGAACTATTTTGGGATGGAAAATGTGAAGAAAAATGCCATACCCATGAAAACCCTGAGTGATGCAATACAAATGCGTAATAAATTATTGACACACTTTGAAGAAGCTACCATCACTAAAGACAGGGCTGAAATTGCAAAAAACCTGACTATTGTCATTGCTGGCGGTGGGCCGACAGGGGTGGAGATCTCCGGGATGTTTGCCGAGATGCGCCAGAATATCATGCATAAAGATTATCCTGAACTGAAAAATACAGGTGCTCAGATCTACCTGGTTGACGGTGGTGCGGCTTTATTAAAGCCCATGAGTACTAAATCACAAGTAAACACATATGAGTCTCTGACCAAATTAGGTGTAAAAATCTTATTGAACAGTCACGTAAACGATTTTATAGATGATAAAGTGATTCTTTCTGACGGAACAGAAATTGTCACCAAGAATCTGATTTGGGCAGCAGGTGTCAGCGCGATAAGTTTTGATGGGATTCCTGCCACCAGTTACGGACGTGGAAAAAGATTGATTGCAGACGGATTTCATAAAGTACAAGGGCTGGAAAATATCTATGCCATTGGAGATACAGTTTCACAATCCGGTGACCCGGGTTATCCGGAAGGGCACCCGCAAGTTGCACAGGTTGCAATTCAGCAGGGCAGAAACCTCGCTGCTAATTTTACGCGTATTGCCGAACAAAAAGTACCCCACAGTTTTATTTACAAAGACAGAGGAAGTATGGCTATTATAGGCAGTAATAAAGCTGTGGTAGATTTACCTAAACCAAGGATTCACCTGAATGGATTTATAGCCTGGCTGGCATGGTTATTTATTCACCTGATGTCGTTAATTTCTTATCGGAACAGATTCAGGACTTTCTACAACTGGACAGTAGCTTACTTCTCTAAAGATCAATCCTTAAGAATGATTATCAGGCCTGTTGATACGCACGACGAACCTGCTCCATGA
- a CDS encoding aspartate aminotransferase family protein, translated as MISHKELFLRNNAQTSTSPNMLEVDHAEGMYLYDLSGKSYMDLVSGFAVSNIGHRNPKVLDAIRAQLDKYLHLTVYGEFVQSPMVRFAEKLISVLPSKLNNVYFVNSGTEATEGALKLAKRYTGRSEIISCHHAYHGSTHGALSVMGNEHFKQKYRPLLPDVRFITYGKEEDLELITKNTACVIMETVQGEAGIRVASKTYMQKLRNKCTATGTLLILDEIQAAFGRTGKLFAFEHYDIVPDILLLAKALGGGMPIGAFIANREVMGVLKENPILGHITTFGGHPVSSVAGLASLEVILDENLVAGVAAKGELFKTLLVHPLIREVRGKGLMMSIQLDSFQQVEKVSQLCAADGIIIDWFLHCETALRVAPPLIITEEEIRKACSTILKALDSL; from the coding sequence ATGATCAGTCATAAAGAACTTTTTTTACGTAATAACGCCCAGACATCTACCAGTCCGAATATGCTTGAAGTTGACCATGCAGAAGGAATGTATCTATATGATCTAAGCGGAAAAAGTTATATGGACCTGGTTTCTGGATTTGCAGTCAGTAACATCGGACACCGGAATCCAAAAGTATTGGATGCCATCAGAGCGCAATTGGATAAATACCTTCACCTTACAGTTTACGGTGAATTTGTACAGTCTCCAATGGTCAGGTTTGCCGAAAAGCTGATTAGTGTACTGCCTTCGAAACTGAATAACGTTTATTTTGTCAATTCGGGGACTGAAGCTACTGAAGGTGCCCTTAAATTAGCGAAGCGCTATACCGGAAGATCAGAAATTATTTCCTGTCACCATGCCTACCATGGCAGTACACATGGTGCATTAAGTGTAATGGGCAATGAACACTTTAAACAGAAATACCGCCCTTTGCTGCCAGATGTTCGTTTCATAACCTATGGTAAAGAAGAAGATCTGGAACTGATCACTAAAAATACCGCCTGTGTAATTATGGAGACGGTACAGGGAGAAGCCGGCATCCGGGTAGCTTCAAAAACTTATATGCAGAAACTAAGGAATAAGTGTACTGCGACTGGTACTTTGCTTATTCTCGATGAAATACAAGCGGCATTTGGCCGTACAGGAAAGCTTTTTGCTTTTGAACATTATGATATTGTACCTGATATTTTGCTGCTGGCCAAGGCGTTGGGCGGTGGAATGCCAATAGGTGCATTTATCGCGAACAGAGAGGTAATGGGGGTACTCAAAGAAAACCCTATCCTTGGTCATATCACTACTTTTGGCGGGCACCCGGTATCGAGTGTAGCCGGACTGGCAAGTCTGGAAGTTATTCTGGACGAAAATCTGGTAGCTGGTGTTGCTGCAAAAGGAGAACTATTCAAAACATTGCTCGTTCACCCACTGATCCGTGAGGTTAGGGGGAAAGGACTAATGATGAGTATCCAGCTAGACAGTTTTCAGCAGGTAGAAAAAGTAAGTCAGCTTTGTGCCGCCGATGGTATCATCATAGACTGGTTTTTACATTGTGAAACAGCCTTAAGGGTTGCTCCTCCATTAATTATCACTGAAGAAGAGATCAGGAAAGCCTGCTCCACAATCTTAAAAGCACTAGACTCACTTTAG
- a CDS encoding response regulator codes for MNKKILIFDDDQEVLTAMESLLDFVDWDLLTFATGKDALIKIEKESPDLILMDVELDGFDGREICRSIKENSALQHIPIILISGKFRPEMIIDTEFGPDDFLPKPFNIGDLIDKVYFQLAS; via the coding sequence ATGAATAAGAAAATTTTAATATTTGATGATGATCAGGAAGTACTGACCGCTATGGAATCATTGCTTGACTTTGTAGATTGGGATTTACTTACCTTTGCAACCGGCAAGGATGCCCTGATTAAAATTGAAAAAGAAAGCCCTGATCTGATTCTGATGGATGTGGAATTAGATGGATTTGATGGCAGGGAAATTTGCAGGTCAATTAAAGAAAATTCAGCATTGCAACATATTCCTATTATTCTGATTTCAGGCAAGTTCCGTCCGGAAATGATTATAGACACGGAGTTTGGCCCGGACGACTTTTTACCAAAACCATTCAATATTGGTGATCTGATTGATAAAGTATACTTTCAGCTGGCTTCTTGA
- the cls gene encoding cardiolipin synthase: MQEISWILLLEIVYTLIVIATSLRIIYDTHSTSKTLAYLMLTVFFPILGIIIYFCVGTNYRKRKLYSKKIVKNVIMQRHIERQILKESEKTWNNVPNELLKYQKLVKLLLKDGMSNLTANNKIEILKNGEEKFPAVLEALKQAKHHIHMEYYIYEDDEIGNAIKEVLMEKSRAGVQVRLIYDDFGSSSIRKKVVPELIDAGVQAYPFYKILFIALANRINYRNHRKIIVIDGNIAFTGGINVSDRYINSPKRPDQLYWRDTHLKITGPGIYYLQYLFICDWNFCADEELLPQKDFFSATKDNGENAVMQIAASGPDSDNPTILFSLIQVIGMAEKEILITTPYFIPGESLLDALVVAALSGVKVILLVPGVSDSRMVSAAGKSYYGDLMKAGVEIYEYQKGFIHAKTMVSDQQLSVIGTANMDNRSFELNFEVNSVIYDSHTAQEMTKIFYQDLEDAIQLNPEEWEKRPLYKQFPEKLSRLFSPLM; encoded by the coding sequence ATGCAAGAAATTAGCTGGATACTTTTACTGGAAATTGTCTATACCCTGATTGTTATAGCTACTAGCCTGCGTATTATTTATGACACGCATTCAACGAGTAAGACCCTCGCTTACCTGATGCTAACCGTTTTCTTTCCCATATTGGGAATTATTATCTATTTCTGCGTCGGCACTAATTACCGTAAGCGGAAGTTATACAGCAAAAAGATTGTTAAAAATGTAATCATGCAACGTCACATTGAAAGGCAGATTCTAAAAGAATCTGAAAAAACATGGAACAATGTGCCCAATGAACTTTTGAAGTATCAGAAACTCGTTAAACTTTTGCTGAAAGATGGAATGAGTAACCTCACCGCAAATAATAAAATCGAAATCTTAAAAAACGGTGAAGAGAAATTTCCAGCTGTATTGGAAGCTTTAAAACAAGCTAAACATCATATTCATATGGAGTATTATATCTATGAAGATGATGAAATAGGCAATGCGATTAAAGAAGTCTTAATGGAGAAATCCAGGGCAGGGGTCCAGGTACGCTTGATTTATGACGATTTTGGCAGCAGTAGTATCCGTAAAAAAGTTGTTCCTGAACTCATCGATGCAGGTGTACAAGCCTATCCGTTTTATAAGATACTCTTCATTGCTTTAGCCAACCGGATTAATTACAGAAATCACCGCAAGATCATAGTCATAGATGGGAATATCGCGTTTACTGGTGGAATTAATGTCAGTGACCGTTATATCAATAGTCCGAAACGACCTGATCAGCTCTATTGGAGGGATACGCATCTTAAAATAACTGGCCCGGGAATCTATTACCTGCAATATCTGTTCATCTGTGATTGGAATTTTTGTGCAGACGAAGAACTTTTGCCCCAAAAAGATTTCTTTTCGGCCACTAAAGATAACGGTGAAAATGCCGTGATGCAAATTGCTGCGAGTGGGCCTGACTCCGATAATCCTACAATTTTATTTTCATTAATTCAGGTGATAGGGATGGCAGAAAAAGAAATCCTGATTACGACCCCTTACTTCATTCCTGGAGAAAGCTTACTGGATGCGCTGGTTGTAGCGGCATTAAGCGGTGTGAAGGTTATTTTATTAGTACCCGGAGTATCAGATTCAAGAATGGTTTCCGCTGCTGGAAAATCTTATTATGGTGATTTAATGAAAGCGGGAGTAGAAATCTATGAATATCAGAAAGGCTTTATCCATGCAAAAACCATGGTTTCCGATCAGCAATTGTCTGTAATTGGAACGGCTAATATGGACAATAGAAGTTTTGAACTGAACTTTGAGGTGAACAGTGTTATTTATGATAGTCATACCGCTCAGGAAATGACAAAAATATTCTATCAGGATCTGGAAGATGCCATACAGCTTAATCCTGAAGAATGGGAAAAAAGACCTTTATATAAACAGTTTCCTGAAAAATTAAGTCGTCTGTTTTCTCCTTTAATGTAA
- a CDS encoding DUF3606 domain-containing protein, translating to MLRHTYYDPNETNMPENKLIDLQEYYEVEYWSKKFGVTPELLKRAVKESDSAVADEVEKYIRTKYA from the coding sequence ATGCTCAGACACACTTATTACGATCCGAACGAAACGAATATGCCGGAAAACAAATTGATCGACTTACAAGAATATTACGAGGTTGAATATTGGTCTAAAAAATTTGGTGTTACACCAGAATTATTAAAGCGTGCAGTTAAAGAATCAGACAGTGCTGTCGCTGATGAAGTAGAAAAATATATCAGAACTAAGTACGCTTAA